Within Odontesthes bonariensis isolate fOdoBon6 chromosome 16, fOdoBon6.hap1, whole genome shotgun sequence, the genomic segment tgggcgaaatatttcgattggcgacgctggcgacgctagcatgtatgtattacgcgcaaccaagcagtggtcagtgctgtgacattcggacaatgcctgggtcgccaggaaaacgctcccacacacttatttatgtctcgggaatgcggggatacacttaatttggcctgggggtggcatatccctttaaagtgtGCGAAACTTAACTTACTGAAATAGTTCAAACTAATTGTGTCTAAaagcatgttttttgttttgtttttctcatcaACAGAGTATTCCTGCAGCTTTTTCCCATAGCAGTTCCTATTAGCTTGCCAAGCACAAAAAGGTTGCGTGAAAAAATACTTGCAGTCGATAAAGAAGGTGAAAATATTACTttgtatatttgtatatatcCATTTGTTTAAGCTCATTGTTTAAATTTGGCCACTTTCCCTCATGTTACTGTCCTCAAATCAATACGACCATAGAGGCTGTTTATGCATTCTTCAGCATCATGTAAAGTACCTCCCCAACAAGCTGCAGGAAGGAAATATGACCCATATCAGTGTTTTCATAGCAGACATCATTCTCTCGTCTTTAGATTAGAGTCAAAAAGTACTCATAAGGAGATAAGGGAGAAGGGGGTGTCTGGCTGGTGCAGCTACATGCAGCATTCTGAACCATATTGGGcggaaggttggcagttcgattcccactctcaccactcaaaaagattggtgaaactaacagctggaggggtgtcagtccacctccttgtgtgtgaccctgtgcatgagtgtgtcaacaggggccaacctggatgggttaaaagcggaggacaaattgtgtgtgtatgcatcacaataaatctgatgtaaagtctgatcttaatctgatcttaatctctGATCATATCCTTGTTACGTGACTTCATTTTGAGACCCACataacttttattttattactcatgAGCTATGAAAAGAAGacctttgtcacttcctggttgggtttaaaTAATAACATTGCTTGGTTAGGTTTAAAAATTATCATAGCTGGGTTAGACTATGTTCTTTTTACAATATGGCTACAACTGTTGTAGAACATTCAATTTGTGAAGTAACATCACTTGATGAGGGTTTGAAATCAAAACTACTTTGGTAGGTTTCGAAAACAGTGATGTGCTGAGGTAAAACACACTCTTTTTACAATGTAGCTGTCCTCTTCGCAGAGGCCATTTTTACACTTTACCTGCTGTTGCTCTCACGCCAGCCAGAGAGCAAAAAACTTCTCTCACTAATGAGCTCAAACTTAAAGTGCATAAAAGCATATCGTTTTTAAAAATCAACttcttgctttattttttcTGGACTCAGCTACTTTAGATGTGAATTTGCAGGTTACTCTTTAAATGCAGTTATTTTCATATAGACCAAGCGACACAATATTTGCGTCTTTGGCTTTTACAGTCAGAGGATGACGTGTGACAATAAGTTTAAAGTGCTTATTTTATGAGAAAGGAAACAACAAAGCAGTCTTAAGTTTTTTtgctttcatttccaacatcttGGCAGAAATGTTGCCTCCCAAAAATGCCATGTTTCTGTGTTACAAAATTACCAAAACATTAATCTATCATGATAAGGAAACATCAACCACTTTGGTACATAGTTACATCGATTAAAAAAATTCTTTGAAGCAAATATCAGCCAACCATTTAGCAGACATTCAATGCACTTAGACATGGCCAAGCTCGAACCCAGTTCCAGACTAAGGAAAAAATTAATGAAACTTTCTACACCGAATCAACTGGCAACTGAACTGATCttgaaaaagtacaaaaaatttGATTGTTGTAGTGATTGTAGACAATTGGACATATGTACTCATTCAAAATTAAGAGGTAAGAGTAGCCAaagtctgtgatggactggcgacctgtccagggtgtaccccgcctttcgcccaatggcagctgggaaaggctccagcaccccgCGACCCTAAAAAGATTAGTCTAGGTACAGTGCTGACTAATTTAACCTTTTTCAAttctgttagttttttttttatctttcttcatTTGTGGCAAAGAAACCTAAAAAAGCTAAAGTGATTAGAAGCTTATCACAGAACCTCCAAGAACTATGATAGGTATATTTCTGAATATGTGTcaattttgtttggttttagtCTTTCTTGTTCTGGTGCAGCATAGATATCTAAAGATGGCAAAAATCAAGAGGAAGGGCGCAATTACGAGAGTCATCAAAAGAATGAGTACATCCAAACAGTAGTATGAGTACCAGGGCATCTTATAAGACTCCGTATGCAGGTGAGGCGCTCCTTTGTGACGCATCACATATTCTACCCAGAAGACGGCCTGATCCATGGGTGCTACTGGTTGATCTCTGTGCAAACGGGACATTCTTTGTATGTTCTGCCTGTAGCTGTCTTTATGGAGCACCTCCTTAATACCTTCCTCAAATGTGCGACCATTCACATCAGCTAGCTGAATTATCTTTGCCGCTCCTCGCTCCTGCAGACGTAGAAGGTTGTCATACTGGTCAAAAAACAGGGGTATGCCGAGCACCGGAACCCCGTGATAAATGGCCTCCTGGACTCCATTGGTTCCTCCATGAGCTACAAAGACTTTGACCTGCGGGTGACCCAGAAGGTCCTTCTGTGGCATCCAGTCTACTATTAGAGTGTTGTTGCCCAGTGTGGAAGGACGTTCCCCTTTGTGCCTCCATATCACCTgatcagaaaacaaaaaaatattacaactaacatcaaaaagcttaataagTGTTTAATGTTCGACACACATTAATCATGATTATACAATGCACTGGATGATGGATTGTAGCAATTAAGCAATTAAGTTATTAATGTTTAAACTCAAGGCTTAAAACATATTCCATTATTTATATAGTTTCTTTAGTTCTttaagtttttttgttgttgtttttttttctcagtccttCCATTTTCACAAGCTCAAAACCATTTGACGGAGTAATTTCAAAGAAATTTGTTTAAATTGCTGAATGCAACCTGTTTGCAGTCAATGGTTAACTGTTGACATTCTATAGTTGAACTGTCTTGGACCATGTAGGGCATTAATATTAAGCTTCATTAAATTTTGTATTTGCACAGTATTTCAAACAATGGTTTATTTGCTTCTTAATTACTTGCTTTACAACTATGATATTACGTTTTCACAGGTTTTTCTATAAGAGACTACAGACAAACCAACAGGCTGCTATAGGTTAGATAGTTGGACTTTAGACCAAAAGTTCAGTATATCAGTATAGTTGGAGTCTTGGAAGAGCTCATGATTATGACATAATCAATTCTGTGAAGCTCCAGGGTATTTTGTCCAAGCAAGCTGCTTTCCACCAATCACTGTCCTGTACTGGcaactgtttgtgtgttttagaaGAGAAAAGAGTCAAAAATGGTGGCCTTTGGTTCTTAGAACCAAAGGATGAAAAATAGGACTAACATTTGCAATTTGCTACTTCCAGTGGAACAGATGTCATTTAATTTATGAGTTTAATTTTTCAAACTTATCAATTCCACCGACCGGCCAAGTATTTTCAGAATGTTCTTGCCCTTTTCCAAACACTTTACAGCAGTGACTCTCCAGGTGGCTCTGTGTAACAAACCATTTGGCTTGTCAGGTTTGCACAAACCAGTTTGACAGTTCCCAAAACATAGTGACTGTCAGCAAATTTCCACATTATTCCGGCCTCCAAAGATGCTCAAATGGGTTGAGAACTAAGGATCATGATTTCCGTGATTATCTCCTTTAGTTACCCTTTATGATCCTCTGGACCCTTTGATATGGCTGAGTTCACTATTCACTTCTTGATTTGGCCAATCCTACAGTTTTTGCCATTTCTCAGATGGATCAGTTTTGTCTCTCAGCCCAGCAATATTCTGAATATGAACAGAAGCTAATGCATGTCTTTTCTTGAATTAACACATTTTTGGACAACATATTTATCTAATTCAAATTCATTGTGTTGGTGTAGGGATGCAAACTATAAAATTTGATTCACTGTTATGAGTCTGCACGGGCTTcgtttgttttattgatttttcagcAATTGAAtcatgcacagaaaaaaaatctacatcaaatgacatcttttttttgtgtgtaaatgtctACATGCACCGACTTCTCGGATGGCTCATTGGCGCTTTCAGTGTGATAGCTGACATTAttcttcacatttttatatgCAACAAATTAGGTATTAGGTTATATGAAGtgcattaaaaggttattataaGCAGACATAGCAATAAGGGACATTTATATTAGACACTCTTCAGGGTTAAAATCTTAGTGTTAAAAGATGAACTGTAAGTGACCAATAagctgatgaaaaaaaaaacagtgcaaatacAGTAAATATGTAACAATCCAAAACAATGTAGTAAAAAAGGGAATCAAAAAGCTCCTGTTACCTTCTGGGGCATCTTGGCAAAGACGCTGGCAATTTCCTCTGCAACCTCTTTGGGCAACGCGTTTACCAAAGTTCCCAGAGTCATGATGATTACTCCATGCTCCCCAGCACTCTGAACAAAATCCTCCAGGTCTGCAGGCAGAGGCTGAGCTGGTTTGCACTGGAATCCTCCTATGTAGACAACGTTTGGCATTGTGGGCCGAGGGAAATCAAATACAAAATCTGACCTGAACAGCCAaatgtctgcttcctgaagcagCGAGACCATGTCACATCCACCCTCAATATATTTAGCGCAGATGGCATCATAGATGGGGCCCAGCATGATTTTTTCCTGAAATAATATGATGCCATAGAAAAGCATGTTTTTGACCCTCTGGATGAAATCCATTTTGTCTGTTAGACCTGATCCTGGCACTGGGACATAAGAAAGTGGTGAGGGGgctaaaacaaagtgtccctCTCCGCTGGTGATCCAGCGCACATTGAGCACCAGTGGCAGTTTGAGAAATTTGGCTAACACAACACCTGCACCCATGGCTGGGTCAGTGAGAACCAGATCATAGTGAGAATCTATTATACGTTTCACCAAATTCTGGTTTTCAAACATTTGAACTATAGACTCACAGCACAGGGAATGTGCTTCAGTAACCATAGAAAGGAAATCCGTGGTGAGCTTGAAGAAAGTCAGTATTGAAGCTCCTTCTCTCTGTGCCTAAAATGAATGGTTTGAAAAAATtgtgttaaaaagtaattatcCTCATGTATAAATAACTAAATGATATACATAATTCCCAATAAATATATGTATCATCACATACCCTCATGTGCTCCTGTAAGTACACATCAAAAAATTTCTCAAAACCTTCATCCATTTCAAGTGTAATAGATGTGTAGAGGGGAGACTTTTCTGGGATgtaccagctggtggaggacCTGATCACAGTAATGTTGTGTCCCCGGGCATGAAGTTCTTCCAGTAAAATCTTCATATTAATCCAGTGGCTACCATCTACAGGGTACACCAGAATGTTTCCCCCATCGCATTGTGGTGTGAAGAAAGTCAGACATAAACTGAAGGATACAAATATCCCACACACATGATGCAACTGCATGGCTCctaaaatgcaaatgaaaacaTAAATGTGCTTTTAGTGAATATGCTTTTATCTTACGAATTCAATATAAACAAGCTCATAGTTGTAAATGGTGAAAATTACACTCACTAAAAAGTAAATATAATAGATTTACACCACAACATTGTAAGGGTTCTGAAATTCACTTACCTATTGTCAAAAGAGGCAACAGTTATCCTTCTTTCCCTCGGTCTGACAGTCCATCAAAGGGATTCCTTAGATATTTGAGTTCAAATTCCAGCCCCACAGATGATATAGTATGTCCTTTTACAGGTAAATAAGTTACCTGTGGCACGTGTCACTTGAAGCTACTATGAACATTCTGCAAATGATAAACAAAGTGATAATTTCTCCTTTGTCAAGTCCTCAAAGTTAAAACAATTCATTCAATGAAGTTGTTGAAAAGCTGCTAGCACCCTGTGCTGTGTATTCTGTGCACTGTACTTTAGTGAATGTGTTTTCTGCTGCCAAACCAGAACAGTGCTTTCATCAGACAAACCTGTGACCTATTTCGTAAGGATATTACAGTGCATTATGCAAGGCTAAGCTCCATGAGTTTCATATCACGTTGCAGGCGCAAGTAAATACCTgcaggaaaaaaactaaaaaatttGCTGCTGTAGTTAGTGTAAGTGGAGTTATTCTAGATTCTATATTCCAACTAATGACTACTTTCATTACTGATCAAAATTTGCATTCTTTGCATGCATAATACATTTTTGGgggttttattttaaaagttCAGAAACAGCCTTCTAAATGATTCTGTTCACTGCAAATTGAAAAAGAATCACACATGATAATGGTATTTGATTAATTAGTTATCAAAATAGTTGCAGATTTTAGTTTTTTCAGTGCAAAGACTGCTGTAATTGTTCTAATTGGCCGGGCATTTTAAACATATTCTACATACTCTTCAGATGTTTACTAAGTTTAAAAGCAATTGTAGTTTAGTCAAGAGCCAGAGGCTTTATGCATACACATATATCTTGGAAACATATCTTTGAGAATTGATCAATTTGATGTATTTCAGATTTATAAAAGTAAAACATcctggagggagggaggggtgtATTAAAATTTTTTGTACTACCCAATCTTGTCATGTGAGATTATAAtttcaataaaacaattgttcacaaaaaaagtgaaaaatccAGGAGAAAAATAGGGAATTTGAGCAGACCTCCCAGAAACGCCCCCATTTTAAGTCCCAACTTCAGACATGAGATACAGTGATGCAAAATCAAGAAAATTAGGACAATATTTAGCATATTGCACCTATGCCATcctcctcaaaaaaaaaagttatgcaCTTTCCTTGATAATGCTGACTAGGCTAAATGAACAGGAGTGTGCTTGCTCTTAAAAGTACTTCTTACGCAACCTCTTGTAGCAACAGACAAAGGGAATGGTTGCAGCGGGTCGTATGTTTCTTTGAACATATGACCCGTGGGCCTTGATTTGAGGAGGAGGACTGACTCATATTGGAACTGCCAAGCTGTGTGTGTCTTAAAGTGTGCGAAACTTAACTTACTGAAATAGTT encodes:
- the LOC142401672 gene encoding UDP-glucuronosyltransferase 1-2-like; the protein is MQLHHVCGIFVSFSLCLTFFTPQCDGGNILVYPVDGSHWINMKILLEELHARGHNITVIRSSTSWYIPEKSPLYTSITLEMDEGFEKFFDVYLQEHMRAQREGASILTFFKLTTDFLSMVTEAHSLCCESIVQMFENQNLVKRIIDSHYDLVLTDPAMGAGVVLAKFLKLPLVLNVRWITSGEGHFVLAPSPLSYVPVPGSGLTDKMDFIQRVKNMLFYGIILFQEKIMLGPIYDAICAKYIEGGCDMVSLLQEADIWLFRSDFVFDFPRPTMPNVVYIGGFQCKPAQPLPADLEDFVQSAGEHGVIIMTLGTLVNALPKEVAEEIASVFAKMPQKVIWRHKGERPSTLGNNTLIVDWMPQKDLLGHPQVKVFVAHGGTNGVQEAIYHGVPVLGIPLFFDQYDNLLRLQERGAAKIIQLADVNGRTFEEGIKEVLHKDSYRQNIQRMSRLHRDQPVAPMDQAVFWVEYVMRHKGAPHLHTESYKMPWYSYYCLDVLILLMTLVIAPFLLIFAIFRYLCCTRTRKTKTKQN